The genomic window TCGAAAATCGCCGTCAGTTCCCTATCATATGTGCTATAGTTCTTCTGTGCTGGCGAAAGTTTCTTCGAAAAGAACCCAAGCGGCTGCCACGTGCCGTTATGTTGTTGCTCCAAAACCGCTCCTAACGCTGTGCTAGATGCGTCGCACGTGACTCGAAGCTTGGCGCCAGAAATCGGATGTGCTAAGAGGGTAGCTTGAGCGAGCTTCTCTTTCACCTCTTCGAAAGCCTTTTCGGACTCTGTTGTCCATGGAACTGGTCGCCGATCGTTTTTCTTAGGGTCTTTAAGAAGGTCGTTGAGTGGTACTTGAATGGAGGCGGCTCTACTGATGTGTCTTCTATAGAAGTTAACGGCCCCTAAAAATCTCCTTAATTCTAAAATAGTTTTAGGCTTCGGAAAGTCTCGTAATGCTTGGACACGGTCTGGAAGTGGCGCGGAGCCGTTGGGCGTTATGCGGTAGCCTAGGAAATCAACGGTGGAAGCTCCGAAAACGCATTTATCGGCGTTTATGCAGAGTCCGTATTTGCTGAGTTGTTGGAAAACTAGACGAAGATGCTGCTCATGTTGTTGGGTGCTGTTTGATGCTATCAGTAAGTCATCGATGTAGGCGTAAACGAATTCGAGTCCTGACAGGGCTTCGTTGATGAAACGCTGGAACGATTGGGCGGCGTTACGGAGCCCGAACGGCATTGAGGTAAACTCAAACAGACCGAATGGGGTGATTACGGCAGTTTTGGGGATGTCCTCTTCTGCTACCGGTATGTGATGAAATGCGCGTCTGAGATCGATTTtagtaaatatgtttttcccTGCCAGGATCGAAGAGTAGTCCTGGAGCAGAGAAATTGGGTACCGGTCCGGGGTAGTTTGCTCGTTTAATCTGCGGTAGTCTCCACATGGTCTCCAATCTCCGTTCTTTTTCTTTGCCATGTGGAGGGGGCTGGCCCAAGGACTGTTCGATGGCCTCGCGTAACCCAAATCTACCATGAGTTGGAATTCTTCTTTTGCGATTTTGAGGCGTTCCGGACATAGTTGGAGGCATGGTGGGCCGGTGGTGGGTATGAAGTGCTTGACGGAGTGTTTGGTTGCCGTACGGTTTGACGGATTGCCCAACAATTCCGGGAACTCCTTCAGAATGTTGCTGAATCTGTTAGTTTGCGTGAGTGTGGTAATGTCGGTGATTGATGCTGTTGCATATGAGCCGACGCTACGGTTACCTGAGTTGCGGTCAATTAAACAGCCTTGTTTCAGATCCACTATAAGCCCGTATTCGTGTAGGAGGTCTGCGCCGATTATGGGGTACGGTACGTTGGCCATACAGAATACCCAGCGAATCGGTTGACGTAGTCCTATGTTAAGAGTGAGGGGCTTATCGCCATACGTGTCGATTTTGGTGCCGTTTGCTGCCTGTAGTCGAAGCGCTCTTGGTGATAGTTTGACTCCTTGTGGAGGTGGGGTGACAGAAATATCCGCGCCGGTATCGACGAGGAGTTTCATGCCTGTGTTGCGATCGTAAACGAAAAGTCGACGAGGTGTTGTATCGCCGCCGGTGCTCGTCGATACTACTGGCGGCTGCTTGCGTTTCCCTTGCCTTCGACGAATGCGCAGGGTTTCGTGCATTTGTTAGCGCGTGCCCCGAACCTGCGGTGGTAGAAACATACAAGTGGTGTGGAATAGGAAGCGTTTGGCAATGGATTGCTGGTTCCACTGCTGTTATTGTTACTGCGCTCAAGGATTAACTTCTCCAGTTGCTCAGCTAGTTTGTCGACTTGTTGTTGTAGCGCATTCGTACTGACATTTCGTGAGACTGGCATGAGATTTTGGTAATTTGCGTTGCGTTGCACCTCCATTACTTGATTAGCGAGCTGGGAGAGTTGGACGTTATCTTCTTGGTCCCTTCCCACTAGTGCCATTTGGACTTGTGGCGGAAGTCGCTCTAACCAAATAACTCGAACGAATGCCGGGTCGAGTTTATCTCCTCCCAGACGATTTATTTCCGCGAGTAATTCGGATGGACGTCGGTCGCCCAACTCTACGCCAGATAACAGCATTTTGAATCGTCGACTCTGTGAGAGTGCAAAATGGTTCAATAGTGCGTTTTTCAGCGTGCTATACTTATCGTTTGTAGGCGGGTtggttattaaattttccacgACGATTAGAGCATCTTGATCCAAGCGAGCGATGACGGTATAATATTTGGTTGCGTCGGATGTGATTCTGCGAAGCTGGAATTGCGCCTCTACTGCAGCGAACCATAGTTGTGCCTGCTGGCTCCAGAATGGGGGTAGCTCTATGCGTTCGTACCGGTCTACATGTGTTCTGGGGGATTGGAAATCTGCCTCGGAATCTCCGTTGGATGCACCATCCTGTTCAATCGTGTCCTCAGTGTTGGACATCTTGTTGCGCTAAAATTATCACGTCGGGGTCACCAATTATGTGGGGACATGAAAGtgccacacatatatatatatatattactattaactgctttattcaaataaacGATTCAAATTTTACAAACTATAAATTTAGTGATAAAAACTGCTTTGCGTGTTACTCGATTCAAGGTTCTGAAAGCTAATAATTTCAGTTACGAAAAATGATTATTCAAAAAGTTCTTGCTACAAAACtgcgaagaagaaaacaaaaggaATTCGTGAGAACTCCTTTACGAATACTGGTGTTGCCACATTGGATTGTTCAGTTTGTTCCCACACTCTCACGACTCGGTGAATTTGGAAAGTGCAATCTTCTATTCTACCATTCTTGATTGCTAGTCGTTTCGGGAACATTCGCGTTACAATATGCTATGACACTAAGGATTACCGTAGTTTTGTATAAGTGGAAGAACTTTCAGAAATGACCCGGAAAACACATACAACTATGAGTATTATAAATACAGagtataaatatattgtattttaaaatttacagcaattaagaaattttattacctGCCTTCTTTCTATTACATTTCTATGTGCTTATTTCTtggtttgtgtttttcttaaaacttgtgACACTTTTGCTTATTCACACATTCTTTTACTTATCCACACTATTGAGCCAAAAAAGAATATTATCAGCAGAAACCGATGTCAGAGTTTGCCGTAAATTAGGCGACATACACATGTCTGTactccaaatatatttttacctaACACtgatttgaaagcaaaaaaccagGTGAGTGTGTAATAGTTGCGGCAGTGATTGTTTTTGCGTTAACGAACGCATACTTGCAAAAATCACCTATATACCATACTTACCTGCAAAACAAAGAATTCCGAAGGCTTGAGAATTGAGAGCATGGAATTGTAAAAACCACAGGAATAGagcgccaaaaaaaaaagtaggatGATCCTAAACGCAACCCTGAAATCTTTGTCGATGTATCGTGTTCCTAAAAGTATCGTTGATGTTCGCGATACGCAACAAAAAGTAACCAAAGCATCAGCAAAAAATCTGGTGCAATATGTGTACATGTACAAAGGACAAAATGGCGGAAAACGAAGAAGgtaagttttaatgaaattgtttttatcattataagattatttttttttactatttaatttttattattcaaagtaaaatgaaatgttCCAAAACGTCAATAGGGTTGCAAGGCATAACTTTACAAAGTATCAATAATTTACTGATGCAATGTATAGATAAGGTATTTATGCAGTATTGATGCGATACTTTTACATTGTGTACATACATTGTAGAAAACGCCCATATTTGCGTAATAACGAAATTAACATTctcaataacataaaattatggGGTTTATATTAACCGAGatgtagttatgtatgtatacatagcTTCACTTCATTGTAAATAACGAATAATGCTTATTTAACCTGTTAAGCGATTAATTTTTCTTAGACAGCTCGATTTACTGTGCTGAATTACTTTCAAGCGATGGACTGTCGATGCAAAATCGGTTTTCAACCAAATATTGGATCCACCGCATTGTTGGCTGAGCGATTATGATAACGATTATCAGGAAATTCAGTGTTCATGCTTACTTTATAATGCCAAAATAACagggaaattttcgttttttgcttaactttaaatttcatagctaATGCAATTTCCTTTTTCGGCGTCATGCACATATACGacattaactaaaaaatgaacttttgaaaTTGACATAATTACTTAACAGGTTAAGGCTTAAATTGCACTGCAACACATTTACCGAGAATTTCTGAATAATCGAAGCGTATCTGcttttttttatgtggataCGTATGCAACCACTTGCATTACAATTAACTTAACTATATAATGCATTAGAACTGCTTTTTcgattacatatacatatgtttttcgaaaaagtagTTTGCACAGGgatttcttcatattttatgTCAAAAGAAGCACTCACAGCTTAGCATTACAGTGGGTAAATAAAATTTCGCCATTCTCGACCATTTCGTTTGAAGCATCGTTACTTaaaccaatatttttaaaaaattgtgcggcgctagaatttttatatttactttttagaCTTCCAGGAGTTCTACTCAGGATAGGTGATGGCACAGGCGCTAGTTCATTATTCAATTCTTGAAAGTTTGATCTCAATTTATTGTGATTGTATGTTGCTACTTCTTCCCATTCAACAACTGGGAAAACACAAGCGTCGacgttttcaaatattttacaccAATGAGCTTGTGTTTTTTCTAGAAAAGCTTTCTTTACTGCATCTCTGGCACTTTCTTTCTGGGATTGATTTTCATAATACTGAGTAAGTTCAGGCaatcccaatttttgtttaaatgtatTGAAGAACTGTGGTTCCAATGCTCCTACAGACATGTATTTACCGTCTTTTGTTTCGTATGAATCATAAAAGAAAGCTCCTCCATCTAACATGTTTTGCCCTGCAGAGTTTCCCCAGATGGGAAGGGAACGAGACAAAAACAACCATGAGGATAAGTAAGCAACACCCTCACACATGGAAGCATCAATTATTTGTCCACACCCAGAACGATGGCGTTCTAAAAGTGCTAAACAAATTCCTAAAGCACAACTTAAACCTCCGCCAGCAAAATCTGCTAAAATATTAATAGGTGGTGTTGGCTTGTTATTTTGAGAGCGGAGCATAGAGAGCACACCAGAAATAGCAAGGTAGTTAATGTCATGTCCGGCTCGCTTGGCTAAGGGTCCATATTGGCCAAATCCTGTTAAACGGGCGTAAATTAACCTTGGGTTTTCCTTACACAAGTCATCTGGTCCAAGGCCAATATTTTCCATGACTCCAGGTCGAAACGGATCAATTAAAACATCATGAGTTAGAACAAGTCTGCGAGCAAGTTCACGTCCCTCAGCTTCCTTTATATTAATCCTTAGAGTACTTTTTCCGCATTGTAACACATCGAAATTAGTTTCCCAAacctaaaattattaaaaaaaaaaagtataagtaCTTATAGGCTTATATTTGTCCCAGGATCAATACCTTTTCCATCTTAATttgcattattaaaaaatgtatatatgtatcgtTCATGCTAACAATTTAGATCTTTCATGAAAAGTGCTAGCCTGTTGAAAATAGAATTTGAAGTCATTCAAACCGTCGATAAACCAATAGTTATTGTATTTTCaattcattaatttaattattttttaaattattgaatcTAGTATTCATTGTTCAGCATTTATGCACATGAAAGATGTtagaataatagaaaatatcgatttgatgaaatacattttttaacagaTAATTTTACTAAACTAGATACGAACGGGTCTTATAAATCCCTGTTTAATAAGAGTCTATTAGTCAATACTCGGGTCATTTTTCTAGTATGGCACAACGGATAACTTTATATGTCTTTATTTCTTGACTCTGTGGATTCCCTAGTCTATTTGCCAATAGAAGTAAACCCATGATGTTCAATGATATGATATTAACATGGATAGGCTTTAATTATTTCTTCCGTatccaaaactttaaacttatcCACGTAAAATCTGTAAAAGTATGACAAATCTGTCAATCAATGTTCTACCGATTGGTGTTATTTGCGATGAAATTTCGGAGTTGGTTAATATGTATTGCCATAATTTGGTGAACCACTATCTCCCAGTTTAGGTTTATCCATAACACAGGgcttgaactattttctttccaCATAGAGACAATGGCCGAAGTGAGGCAATGGTCaaagcaacaaaatattttccttgattTGTTTTCAAGATTTATACATTTCAGCAACTTGAACGGCTTGAGCTTCTCTACTTGTACTACGCTTTAAAGTACTCGACAACGATTCCCTAAAAATGCACGGGCTCAGTTTATTCAGCTGATAGACCAACAGTTTCTCTATGATGCCATTGGAAATTTGCACCTGCAGCTTGCCAACGGGGTCGACTTTCATGTCCATCCGAATATCTTCTAGATGTTTGCCTGAAAGATAAGACGTATGtcatcaaagcacttttgcagaAGATCTAATATAGTTAGCATTTTTTATTCTCCAATCAAGCAGAAACACAAGGTAATTCGattttatatacagggtgcgccatctcgagtttcggtatggaaatattgaataactttgctaTCCATTGTCAGAAggacttgagaaaaaataatttggaaacgtcaattcagtacaattttaacGATGAATAACTTTACACCTAAAGAACGCGCGGAAATTGTGACCATGTATTTGGAAAATGGTCGTTCAATTGTGCTTGCTCAATGTACATACCGTCGAAAATACCGCGGTCGTAAAGTGCCTTCTGATAACACCATACGCAATctgactaaaaattttgaagaatcggGGTCTGTAGCAAATCATCAACGTGTTTCAGTTCGTAAAAGACGCTCCAATGAAATTGTTGAAACAGCCACACGGCGATCAAAACGATGAACTTTTTGAAGCTAAAGTTCCCTGGCCGGTTGATGTCGAAAGGTGGCGATGCtgagtggcctccaagatcgccGGATTTGACGCCGCCGgattttttttgtggggctatttaAAAAGTAGAGTATACGCCAACAAGCCCACTACATTGGAAGCGCTCAGGACCAACATTAGATCTGAAATAGAGGCAATATCACCCGAAATGCTagcaaaagtaatgaaaaattcgaaaaaaagagCACAATATTGTGTGGCTCGTAAAGGTGGTCATTTGTTAGATGTTGTGTTCTAAGTGCAGTTGAAACAGATTCTAAaggacaaaatcaaataaaaaaacaccaacaaacattcaattttgctagttgctaaagttattcaatatttccataccGAAGCTCGAGATGGCGCACACTGTACTAGCTACCGCAATTTCACCTTGACCCGCActagaaattttttattctaagaTAGCAAAAGTTCTTGCAAAAAAGGGCAGAGCGCTATCCATATGATGAGTTATAAACCTTTTTGATAGCTATGAAGTTCATATGCATGTTTGCTAATTAAACAATACAATTTCGGAATTAAATTATCTATTCCttttccttgtattttcttcatatcgttaataataattaaacaaaccaaaaacaccgaagtattccaccaaaataatttctatgaagaaaaacctttcacaacagtattgacagctgattgtcaattttgcaagtaatctgccatatgtgaacgggtagactaattttgtgaatttattggtaattaatgcatatgtgaacgtactttaaggCTTAATTCAACGCACCGATAGTACCCGAGTTCGAAAGTAGCATTgatcaccttgcggaatgcgcgttcgcctgcacgCACATCGGTTTGGATGGGAAGAGCAGCGAATGTGTCCTCTGTGCATTTCTCGAAGCCAGCCCAATTAACTTTGGTAAAGTTACCATAGGTTCCGTGATTCGAGGAAAGCAAGTATGCGAAAACGCAGAACATGCCATgttttattgcgaccgctttagaGAGGAGCAAGCCCTGAGTCATCAACCGTCCTCCGGCACTATCATGTGAGATATGTGCGCAATCAGCGGTAAGTGGGAGGCAGCGCAAAAGTTGGCAGGTAAGATTATGACACGACTTcgccatattgattgggaacgcaaagcgtttcagcaacagagaaggcggacagtttctgacgaaccgacaagaagcacagacgtttgagtgaaacacCCAATACAGTATCGTACAGAACACAAGACGGTGGTGAGTTAAGATAACACTACTGGAAGTT from Anastrepha ludens isolate Willacy chromosome 5, idAnaLude1.1, whole genome shotgun sequence includes these protein-coding regions:
- the LOC128865262 gene encoding alpha-methylacyl-CoA racemase isoform X2 — translated: MNDTYIHFLIMQIKMEKVWETNFDVLQCGKSTLRINIKEAEGRELARRLVLTHDVLIDPFRPGVMENIGLGPDDLCKENPRLIYARLTGFGQYGPLAKRAGHDINYLAISGVLSMLRSQNNKPTPPINILADFAGGGLSCALGICLALLERHRSGCGQIIDASMCEGVAYLSSWLFLSRSLPIWGNSAGQNMLDGGAFFYDSYETKDGKYMSVGALEPQFFNTFKQKLGLPELTQYYENQSQKESARDAVKKAFLEKTQAHWCKIFENVDACVFPVVEWEEVATYNHNKLRSNFQELNNELAPVPSPILSRTPGSLKSKYKNSSAAQFFKNIGLSNDASNEMVENGEILFTHCNAKL
- the LOC128865262 gene encoding alpha-methylacyl-CoA racemase isoform X1, which produces MPLKDVRVVEFVGLAPGPFCGKILADFGASVLRVDKVWETNFDVLQCGKSTLRINIKEAEGRELARRLVLTHDVLIDPFRPGVMENIGLGPDDLCKENPRLIYARLTGFGQYGPLAKRAGHDINYLAISGVLSMLRSQNNKPTPPINILADFAGGGLSCALGICLALLERHRSGCGQIIDASMCEGVAYLSSWLFLSRSLPIWGNSAGQNMLDGGAFFYDSYETKDGKYMSVGALEPQFFNTFKQKLGLPELTQYYENQSQKESARDAVKKAFLEKTQAHWCKIFENVDACVFPVVEWEEVATYNHNKLRSNFQELNNELAPVPSPILSRTPGSLKSKYKNSSAAQFFKNIGLSNDASNEMVENGEILFTHCNAKL